Genomic segment of Sebastes umbrosus isolate fSebUmb1 chromosome 19, fSebUmb1.pri, whole genome shotgun sequence:
AGGCTTCGGGCGGACCATCGCGAGAGAGATGTCCCGGTTGGTGAAGCCCGGCTCGGCGCTCGTCCTCACGGCCCGCTCCGGTGATGACCTGCGGGCTGTGCAGGCGGAGCTGGCCGAGTCTGAGGCCGGCAGAGCGGGCCTGCTGGTGGAGTGTGTGGTGGCAGATCTGAGTCAGATGCAAGGACTGGAGAAGGTTGTCACAGCATCTAAGGACGCTTTCTCTGAGGATATTGATCACGTTATACTGGTCAACAACGCAGGTAAGAAGCAacctctcactttttttatgtgttttttttttttttttttttttactatatacataagcaaagtgtgcaaattagcaaagtgtgcaagttactaTACATTAGAAAAGTTTGCAAGTTACTATACATTAGAAAAGtttgcaagatactatatacattagcaaagtgtgcaagatacattagcaaagtgtgcaagatactatattagcaaagtgtgcataacatactatatacattagcaaagtgtgcaagatactatatacattagtaaagtgtgcaatatactatatacattagcaaagtgtgcaagatactatatacattagtaaagtgtgcaatatactatatacattagcaaagtgtgcaagttactatatacattagcaaagtgtgcaagttactaTACATTAGAAAAGTTTGCAAGTTACTATACATTAGAAAAGTTTAcaagatactatatacattagcaaagtgtgcaagatacatTAGTAAaatgtgcaagatactatatacattagcaaagtgtgcaagatactatattaGAAAAGTGTgcataacatactatatacattagcaaagtgtgcaagatactatatacattagtaaagtgtgcaatatactatatacattagcaaagtgtgcaagatactatatacattagtaaagtgtgcaatatactatatacattagcaaagtgtgcaagttactatatacattagcaaagtgtgcaagttactatattagcaaagtgtgcataacatactatatacattagcaaagtgtgcaagatactatatacattagtaaagtgtgcaatatactataaacattagcaaagtgtgcaagttactatatacattagtaaagtgtgcaatatactatatacattagcaaagtgtgcataacatactatatacattagcaaagtgtgcaagatactatatacattagtaaagtgtgcaatatactatatacattagcaaagtgtgcaagttactatatacattagcaaagtgtgcaagttactatattagcaaagtgtgcataacatactatatacattagcataaactgggacacatttagaatgtttacgtttaaaaccatgtcaatattgtatatttgtgacatcacaaatggaccgaaatcctaatggcttgtttcaaacgcacaatttctgaatacgggctttgtgtatttctccgtatattgagcgttttgatagtttaacagtatttatatagcacttaaacctgctttataatataaaagacatgaaaatttcactttttacaatatgggaccttttaacaTGAAAAATCAAAAGGGAATTTTCTGTTTACAATATATGTAACGCATTGCTACGCAAATACATTCTTCCATATCTCCTTTTTCTGTGTAGCtactacagtattgacttttcccagtaaTCTTTTACCTGCTGTTGAAATAGTAATCTAAACAGCTCAGTGTGACACACATTCAGctagacaaaactgacattctggtATAGTACAGTAAACAGTCAACAAACAATAGAACGAAACAGAGATTTGTATTTGATTTGACGCCGTggtgaaaaaacatctaaacattttgaccagtatggctcacacgatgacaaaacCTTTCATTTTGGTGGCGTTGGTCAGTTTACTGACACATTAACTCTGTTTTGAAGCATGAAAttaagtgttttgggtgagttactgGGTGGGAGCAGATCCTGGATCATGTGCTGAAGgctatttactgtatttaagtgAGAGGAAGGATGTGAGGTAGTTAGGAAGCAGTAAATAGCCTtcagttattgtgtcagtaaacagtagggatcaagttgaggaaataccaagcaccgcccaccagccggagcacagccaataggaacgctctctctctgtgaaatgacctgtgattggtcaaagtcttctgtcacgggctcgattttttaaagcctggaaacagagccatgaggaggtgcagaagtctagtttctcTCAGAACAGTGAAAACGTCTTTTAATGTTGTGATCTTGTTGCCTCCTTTTGAGAATATTTACATAAAACTAGTTGATGAAAACACTCACGAGGCATGTAGACGGAGACACACACTATTATTAacccctccttccctcttccCAGCCTCCCTGGGGGACGTGTCCCGCTACGCCAAAAGCTTCACCGACATGGCCGAGGTGGACTCTTACTTGTCTCTCAACGTCAGCTCCTCCCTGTGCCTCACCGCCAACGTCCTGCAGGCTTTCCCACAGCGTCCAGGTCTGCGCCGCACCGTGATCAACATCACCTCGCTGTGCGCCCTGCAGGCTTTCCCCTCCTGGGTGCTGTACTGCACCGGCAAGGCCGCCAGAGAGATGATGTTCAATGTGCTGGTGAAGGAGGAGCCGGACCTCCGGGTGCTCAGCTACTCTCCAGGTGAGCAACCTTCTGTTTGTGCTCCTCACATTCAAAGTCCAACCAGTCAGCCATGAGTTGTTGGACAGTTAGAGGACTTGAATGAGGTCTTCCTAAAGGAGTCGTGATGCTCAATTCCAGTTTTACCACATTTTAAAGTTCCCCTtaccttttaaaatgaaaacataccAGCAGCTGCTGCAAGGCCGTGATCCaactggaaacacaaaataataaatatatgttgtttaaatatttataaatatacaacattttacaatcaaatgaacatgCCTACTGTTTTCTAGACTGgacaagggtatatttgatcctaaatacaatctatttactttaaattgatgacatctgtatgacaataaagtagaatacattaaatgtttatcagtttgagcagtttacagtaaatgtttgtaccggcAGTGGAATTGGGCCAATGTGTTTGTTCTGTCCTTTCGAACCTTTGAACTCCATTCACCTCTGTCCTCTGTATCGTACCAGGGCCTCTGGACACGGCCATGCAGGTGACGGCCAGATCCAAAACAGCCGATCCCAACCTCAGGAAGTCCTTTACCGACATGCACGCTCAGGGCACGCTGCTCACCTGTGAGGCGTCCTGTGCCAAGCTGATGAAGCTGCTTCTGGAAGACACCTACGCATCAGGAGCTCACATCGACGTCTTTGACCTCTAGATGCTAAAACTTACTCTTATTACAGATCATTTCTCTGTGTGCCTTGATTTCAATTGAAACCTACCACCcatgttgtagtcaagaccatcTAAACCGAGACCAAAACCAGAGTGTATCAAGACtgagaccaagactttgaggggttgagaccaagaCCAGATAAGTGTGAGTCCCAGATCCTCCTCAGATTAGTCTGAAAGAcccacattcccataaaaacacccacagaaatCAAATGAAGATTCCTCTTCCTTCACCTCTTTAATTGCCATATTCAGTGTTTATGTGTAGACATTGCAGAGGTGAAtgttatgtgtgtgaatgttcctttgttttctctgagcaatcacagtaatgatgttTTAATCAATGTACAGGCAGTTTAGTGATATCCCCACGGTTGAGACTAGACCAAAAAAGACATGGTGGTTGGTAACAAGATGGCCAGTTTGAGCATTGCCAAGACCAAAGTTGTGAATAATGAACATAACACGAAACACCTCAGTTAATCATTTGCTATGTAGCAGGATGCCATTTGTAGATGTTCTAGTGCTTTACTTCAGGTGCTTCGGCTACATAATAAATCATCTCCAGCTCACACATAATGCAAGATAGCAACAATTTTACAACACATGACATCAGGCcttgtgtagcatttagggggatctattggcagaaatggaatataatattaataaccaTGTATTCATTAGTACGatagagtattagggccacatcgagaattaagtcataatattacgagaataaaatcttaatttaatgagaataaagtcatactatttcaagaaaaaaagtcgtaatattacgtgaataaagtcataactttacgaaaaaaatgtaatttcctcctccacaaaagaggcagttTCCCCttcaggtccgtgtggttctttcttcagaataaacacagtttcttgcacaatcttttcaaggtcctgatactgatgataatgtggtgctgatgtgccaaaagatgaagtatttaattatttgtgaaacctaaactaaagtataacttcacaagatgctccacgttcctcattttcacacaggcggcacgctgctctatttcccctctaaaataacacgtaaaatcaccgctttataatattatgactttattcttgtaatattacaactttttttcttgtaaacttcagactttattctcataatattacgtcttctttcctcttaaacttctgactttattctcataatattatgactttttttctcgtaaatttatgacttaattctcataaacttacaactttattcttataatattacaactttattctcataatattacgacttttttcacataaacctatgactttattcttgtaatattaggaatatattctcgaaatctcggatttattttattttcctcaatgtggcgcTAATACTCCCTCAtacattagtgtataatcccctgaaaatacgaatcattgtgttttcgttatcttagaatgagtccttcatatcgacatagggagcgggtcctcttcatggagtccgccatgtgtCTTTGTACAGTATCCCAGAAcatacaaaccaaacactggctctgtaGGCCATATTATGCCCCTGATTACAGTACATGCATATAAAAGCACATGAAAGTTACAGTATACATCAACAAATCATACAACAAACAGGCCAAAGACACGGACATAAGGGACAACATCATTCACACTGCTCTACAGTATgtaaaggaaaaagaaagaggaaaccTGGTACTGTATCTGTGTTATTCTTTGGTTGATTTCATGTCACGTTGTGATAACCGTTATTTAATGAAGTGCTTGTTTATTGTCAGAGCGGTtcactgtatgtttatgttatcAGTTATTGTCATTCGGATACTGATGTATTATTGTGCTCTGACCCCAATCTGTGCCATGTTAAGTCTTAACTGTGAAGTCTGGGGGTTGTAGTTTTAATGTGccttacagtatgttaataaGATGCTATCTTTTATGAATAGTTATATTAGTAAACAGTGATTAATGCTGCTGTAATGCTGAGTATAAGCATTTCAATATGTGACAGAAACActcaaaatatttttcacacattcCTCAATGTACGACTGATTACTTCATAAAAATGTTGATGGGAAATTTGTGCTTTATTTGTGCTTACCTAAACttgatactgtatattacataAATGCAGCATGAATGTCATCAGGTGCGGAAGTGTTCATGAAGGTGGAAAGGGACTTGAAGTGAATCGAATGAAGTTCGGTAACTCATTCCACCACTACAGACTACAGAGGAGAAGAGTCTAGCTGGCGACTTTGTTGTGATGgtagtgtagacctggatgagggagttcaggtaggcgGGAGccattgttgttgctgttttgaaTTCGATGCGTGACGTGTGCTGTTTTGGGTTGGTTGAAGACCAGTCGCGCTGCTGCATTCTAGATCATCTTCATGCCTACCAGTAGGGAGTTGCAGATACATGAAAGAGGCTGCCACTTAATGTGAGCAGCTCCGTTTCCCGTCATGTGCCTCTGACAGACGGACACAGCTGCCCCGGACCAAAATACCACAGGAGGAACCAACCCAAAGAAGGGGACGACACCCTTAGACTACCTCTACTTACCTTCCCAGCGCCTAATTTCCCACTGCTCACCCCCCTCCCCACTCTGGGGAGTTTGTACAACCTCTAGAGGGGGTAAGTTTATTTTTGGCTGTAGCAGGGTCGGGCtaaggagagaggggggaaagtgCTCCTTAGAATTTCCCGAGAACTCTCTGCAGCTCGTTTGGTTCCGTATCCCTCGGCCAGTCCCACCCTCAGCagctttctccctcctctcggcctcctcctgtgttttgtttagCCAGTACAATGACTGTGGGGAACATGGAGAGCGCTGAGCTGTTTGATGCTGGGAAGAAAGGTCGAGGCCTGAAGGCCACCAAAGAGCTCAAGGCCGGGGAAGTGGTCTTCGCCGAGCCCAGTTTCTCCGCTGTGGTCTTCGACAGGTACGAGGGCTCCCCGGTTGTTGTAGTTTTTTAGAATAGATGGACAGGTAGGATCGTTTCTTACCGTGCATGTATTTGCAGATCTGGCTGACACCACTGCCGGTGTGTTGTGGACGTGTAGGTCAGGCTTCTCTGAGCTGTGTGACCTCATATCTTAGATGCCCAAAATTCTCATGACACCAGCAATAAAAAGCTGTCAAGGTGTCATGTGAGCTTGAGCTCGACATACTTTTGGATACAGTTTTCAAGAGCTAGGACGCTCTACCACAAAAATTGACACTTTGCAAGAtttcaaaaataatttcataaattaaaaatgaataaaacatcagtCTTAGAGATTCTAGTGACCTCACATGTAGCATGTGGATAGAGAAATGACGATTTCCTTCTCTCTACATGCAGTAGATCAATGTCTATCGAGTCTGTATGTGCTATGATGCATTGGTCATACCTCTATTTTTTAGACCCTGTTCAAATATGCTACATGTTAAAATTGGattattgtgttacagctgCTAAAAGGTTATTTGTATAGCAAGTGTTTTACATAAGACATGGAGCGCCTTGGTAGCTGAGTTGTTACAGAGCGTGCCATATAACCCCAACGTCCTGTGTTGGATTTCAGCCTTTGTTGTATTTCTACAAGGTCCTCTGTCAAAGGACGCTTCATAATGTCAGTGCAGattagaaatatattttagcCCCTAGACCATTCAGTGGTCTGGTCtgtcaaaatgagaaagtttgtgaccctgcagccatgttgagatctcttgaggaaataccaagcaccgcccaccagccggagcacagccaataggaacgctgtctctctctgaaatgacctgtgattggtcaaagtcttcggTCACGggctaaagcctgaaaacagagccatgaggaggtgcagaagtctagttttctctcagacacttgaattacaatatgctgaaaggttattatggaatttttgcccaatgatgccaaaacattgttgcctactgaagctttaataatTAACTATTGTAACTAATATGTTCCTTTTTCTAATGATGTTATTGTAAGATGTTCCAACAATTAGTTTGACTTTGTTGCACATTTTGTCTCATGTAAAACTTCTCCCCTGGACTTCTGTCTTCAActtgcatttctttttcagtAATGTAATGCAGCTGCAGTTTTTTGCCTTCAGCAACATGCACATTGCACACAGTGTTCTGGACTTTTTCTGTAAATAGTTGGCAGCCGAGTGCAGCCTGGTTTATCTATGTGCTGGAATGCCAGACACAGATCTGGTAGCGTCGTCTTTGAGCCATATAAGAGCGAGTAGCTGCAGGACGTTGGCTCACTGAGGGCGTCCAGCACAGTAGGCATGCACTGAGAGGATCTGCCTAATGTAGGAAAGGAGCTGTCCAAAACTACAGCGAGAGAACAGAGCGTgcgtgtgtctgtttgtgtgaagCTGCACAGGGCTTTGCTGCGTTCCAACAATCATCAGAAGCATTAACACGTCTGTTCACTGTTCCTTTGGACTGAATAAACTGtttacacagacagacagacggactcTGTTCACTCACACAGTGCGAGcttctgtctgtagtcagcatCCAGTCAGCTGAAAATATGAGGATAGAAATGTAATCATGTTTGCAAGCTTTTTTAAAACAGAGAGCTgtgataatattttatttatgatatttATGTGCATGTATATGTGTCTTGTTCATGCACACTGTATATTCAACAAT
This window contains:
- the spra gene encoding sepiapterin reductase a, whose product is MSTPTDQDLGRALCIITGASRGFGRTIAREMSRLVKPGSALVLTARSGDDLRAVQAELAESEAGRAGLLVECVVADLSQMQGLEKVVTASKDAFSEDIDHVILVNNAASLGDVSRYAKSFTDMAEVDSYLSLNVSSSLCLTANVLQAFPQRPGLRRTVINITSLCALQAFPSWVLYCTGKAAREMMFNVLVKEEPDLRVLSYSPGPLDTAMQVTARSKTADPNLRKSFTDMHAQGTLLTCEASCAKLMKLLLEDTYASGAHIDVFDL